The Haloplanus sp. GDY1 genomic sequence CGCGCACGGAGACCTACCTCACGGACGCCCAGGGCCGCGGTCACGACACCACCGCCGAGATGGCGCTCTCCGACGCGGGCGACATCCTCGGGTTCCGCGTCGACACCGCCGCCAACCTCGGCGCCTACCTCTCGACGTTCGCGCCCGCGGTGCCGACCTACCTCTACGGCACCCTGCTGTCGGGACAGTACGACATCCCGGCGATCCACTGCTCGGTGACGGGCGCGTTCACGAACGTCCCGCCGGTCGACGCCTACCGCGGGGCCGGTCGCCCGGAGGCGTCGTTCGTCGTCGAGCGGATGGTCGACCTCGCCGCCGACGAGGTGGGGATGGACCCCGCCGAGTTCCGGCGGCACAACTTCGTCGGGGAGTTCCCCTACCAGACGGAGGTGGCCGTCGAGTACGACAGCGGCGACTACGAGAAGACGCTCGACCGCTCGCTCGACCTGCTCGACTACGACGAGTTCCGCGAGAAGCAGGCGGCCGCCCGCGAGGAGGGCCGCTACATCGGCGTCGGGTTCTCGGCGTACATCGAGGCCTGCGGCCTCGCGCCCTCGGAACTCGCCGGCCAGCTCGGCGCCCAGGCCGGCCTCTGGGAGAGCGGCCTCGTCCGCTTCCACCCCTCCGGGAAGGTGACCGCCTACTGTGGCACCTCCGGGCACGGGCAGGGTCACGACACCACGTACGCCCAGATCGTCGCCAACGAACTCGGCGTCGACTACGAGGACGTGGAGGTCGTCGAGGGCGACACCGACGAGATCCCACAGGGGATGGGCACCTACGGCAGCCGATCCGCCGCCGTCGGCGGCAGCGCGCTCGTGAAGAGTTCGCAGAAGCTCGTCGAGAAGGCGAAACGGATCGCCGCCCACCAGCTCGAAGCCGCGCCCGAGGACGTCGAGTTCGAGGACGGCGACGTCCGCGTCGCCGGCGCGCCCGACCGCTCGATGCACATCACCGAGATCGCGCAGGCGGCGTATCTCGCCCACGACATGCCGGACGACATGGAGCCCGGGCTCGAGGCGACGTCCTTCTACGACCCGGACAACTTCGTGTTCCCGTTCGGCGTCCACGCGGCGGTCGTCGAGGTCGACCCCGACACCGGCGAGATCGAGATCGACCGCTACGTCGCCGTCGACGACGTGGGCAACCAGATCAACCCCAAGATCGTCGAGGGGCAGATCCACGGCGGCGTCGCCCAGGGCATCGGCCAGGCGCTCTACGAGGGCGCGGAGTACGACGACAACGGCCAGCTCGTGACGGGGTCGATGCAGGACTACACCGTCCCGAAGGCCGAACACATCCCGGAGATGGAGACCGACTCCACCTGCACGCCGAGCCCGGTCAACCCGCTCGG encodes the following:
- a CDS encoding xanthine dehydrogenase family protein molybdopterin-binding subunit, encoding MGAESDSEPRSGVQAIDPDDVDAADILGSAIERREDPALLTGDAEYTDDIEMRGMVHMAIKRSQHAHARIDGIDTSEAEAMDDVVDVFTADDLDVPGNLPTGWLLDTLEQVDHPILAGERVRYQGDALAVVVAEERYVAHDAVDRIDVDYDRLDAVTDPADALDDDAPVVHDDAGDNTAFDWEIGDAEKTDAAFDDADHVVSLDLENQLLIPNAMEPRAAVAEYNPSNEELAVHMTSQNPHLHRLLMSGVIDHPEHKLRVRAPDVGGGFGSKIHHYADEALAALAAKRVERPVKWVATRTETYLTDAQGRGHDTTAEMALSDAGDILGFRVDTAANLGAYLSTFAPAVPTYLYGTLLSGQYDIPAIHCSVTGAFTNVPPVDAYRGAGRPEASFVVERMVDLAADEVGMDPAEFRRHNFVGEFPYQTEVAVEYDSGDYEKTLDRSLDLLDYDEFREKQAAAREEGRYIGVGFSAYIEACGLAPSELAGQLGAQAGLWESGLVRFHPSGKVTAYCGTSGHGQGHDTTYAQIVANELGVDYEDVEVVEGDTDEIPQGMGTYGSRSAAVGGSALVKSSQKLVEKAKRIAAHQLEAAPEDVEFEDGDVRVAGAPDRSMHITEIAQAAYLAHDMPDDMEPGLEATSFYDPDNFVFPFGVHAAVVEVDPDTGEIEIDRYVAVDDVGNQINPKIVEGQIHGGVAQGIGQALYEGAEYDDNGQLVTGSMQDYTVPKAEHIPEMETDSTCTPSPVNPLGVKGVGEAGTIAAPQAVVNAVCDALEPFDVDHIDMPLKSEKVWRAANAATDGGEN